In one window of Kitasatospora sp. MMS16-BH015 DNA:
- a CDS encoding alcohol dehydrogenase catalytic domain-containing protein encodes MRAIRYTRTGGPEVLEVADGLPLPEPGPGEVAIEVSHAGVHFADVMFRRGQFPLPLPAVPGLEVAGTVAALGEGVTGLRVGEPVVAVPTGFGGNAERVIAGAVATVPLAGELAGLDPRLAAATACNAVTAVGTLRSAARVGEGDRVLVLGAAGALGALLGPLARHYGAALVVGAAGTPERAAAAGGYDQVLSYDEIANRVGELTQGQGFDVVIDSVGGEPRGQVRGWLAVFGRHVVIGNAADRDLTLAANEVWYESFALTGYNMGGLLGRRPELFRAHLEEGLRLVADGTLKTSVEEVDWAGVAEAHRRLEGRTAETKYVLRVR; translated from the coding sequence ATGCGCGCGATCCGTTACACCCGTACCGGCGGCCCCGAGGTGCTGGAGGTGGCCGACGGCCTGCCGCTGCCCGAGCCCGGGCCCGGCGAGGTGGCGATCGAGGTCAGCCACGCCGGGGTGCACTTCGCCGACGTGATGTTCCGCCGGGGCCAGTTCCCGCTGCCGCTGCCGGCCGTGCCCGGCCTGGAGGTGGCCGGCACCGTGGCGGCGCTCGGTGAAGGGGTGACCGGGCTGCGGGTCGGCGAGCCGGTGGTGGCGGTGCCGACCGGCTTCGGCGGCAACGCCGAGCGCGTCATCGCGGGCGCCGTCGCCACCGTCCCCCTGGCGGGTGAACTCGCCGGGCTCGACCCCCGGCTGGCCGCCGCCACCGCCTGCAACGCGGTCACCGCCGTCGGCACCCTGCGGTCCGCCGCCCGGGTGGGCGAGGGCGACCGCGTCCTGGTGCTCGGCGCGGCCGGCGCGCTCGGCGCCCTGCTCGGCCCGCTCGCCCGCCACTACGGCGCGGCCCTGGTGGTCGGCGCCGCCGGCACCCCCGAGCGGGCCGCGGCGGCCGGGGGCTACGACCAGGTCCTGAGCTACGACGAGATCGCCAACCGGGTCGGGGAGCTGACGCAGGGCCAGGGCTTCGACGTGGTGATCGACAGCGTCGGCGGCGAGCCGCGCGGGCAGGTGCGGGGCTGGCTGGCCGTGTTCGGGCGCCACGTGGTGATCGGGAACGCGGCCGACCGCGACCTCACGCTGGCGGCCAACGAGGTCTGGTACGAGAGCTTCGCGCTGACCGGCTACAACATGGGCGGCCTGCTGGGGCGCCGGCCCGAGCTGTTCCGGGCGCACCTGGAGGAGGGCCTGCGGCTGGTCGCCGACGGCACGCTCAAGACCTCCGTCGAGGAGGTGGACTGGGCCGGGGTGGCCGAGGCGCACCGGCGCCTGGAGGGGCGCACGGCCGAGACGAAGTACGTGCTGCGGGTGCGCTGA
- the ureA gene encoding urease subunit gamma, which produces MRLTPTERDRLLIFTAAELARARRARGVRLNVPEATALIADTVCEAARDGRRLAEAIEAGRSVLTAAEVLPGVPDIVTTVQVEAVFEDGTRLAVINDPFRGAGSLGEQAPGGALIGSGAGYDPVEETVVLPVHNTSAVPISVTSHFHFFEANPRLAFDRSAAYGTHLAVPAGSSVRFDPGATVEVGLVPIGGERVAIGFAGLVDGPLDAPGAREAALAKARATGYLTSFDDAEIES; this is translated from the coding sequence GTGCGACTGACCCCCACCGAACGGGACCGGCTGCTGATCTTCACAGCGGCCGAGCTGGCCCGCGCCCGCCGGGCGCGCGGCGTGCGGCTCAACGTCCCCGAGGCCACCGCCCTGATCGCCGACACCGTCTGCGAGGCCGCCCGGGACGGGCGCCGGCTGGCCGAGGCGATCGAGGCCGGGCGCTCGGTGCTGACCGCCGCCGAGGTGCTGCCCGGGGTGCCGGACATCGTCACCACCGTGCAGGTGGAGGCCGTGTTCGAGGACGGCACCCGGCTCGCCGTGATCAACGACCCGTTCCGGGGCGCCGGTTCGCTCGGCGAGCAGGCCCCCGGCGGGGCGCTGATCGGCAGCGGCGCGGGCTACGACCCGGTCGAGGAGACGGTGGTGCTGCCGGTGCACAACACCTCGGCGGTGCCGATCTCGGTCACCTCGCACTTCCACTTCTTCGAGGCCAACCCGCGCCTGGCCTTCGACCGCTCGGCCGCCTACGGCACCCACCTGGCCGTGCCGGCCGGCTCCTCGGTCCGCTTCGACCCCGGCGCCACCGTGGAGGTCGGCCTGGTGCCGATCGGCGGCGAGCGGGTCGCGATCGGCTTCGCCGGCCTGGTGGACGGCCCGCTGGACGCCCCCGGCGCCCGCGAGGCCGCGCTGGCCAAGGCCCGCGCCACCGGCTACCTCACCAGCTTCGACGATGCGGAGATCGAGTCATGA
- a CDS encoding urease subunit alpha produces MSAITPHDYISVHGPRAGDRIRLGDSGLIVRVESDSQAPGDEFLAGFGKTARDGLHLKAAAVRDTCDVVISNVLVIDAIQGIRKTSIGLIDGRIAAIGRAGNPDTLDGVEVVVGTGTTIVSGEGMIATAGAIDTHVHLLSPRIMEASLASGVTTIIGQEFGPVWGVGVNSPWALRHAFNAFDAWPVNIGFLGRGSSSDAAPLVEALVEGGASGFKVHEDMGAHTRALDTALRVAEEHDVQVALHTDGLNECLSVEDTLAVLEGRTIHAFHVEGCGGGHVPNVLKMAGVENVIGSSTNPTLPFGRDALGEHFGMIVSAHDLKVDLPGDAAMARDRIRAGTMGAEDVLHDLGVIGITSSDAQGMGRAGETVRRTFAMAGKMKAELGPLDGGFGTTESGDDNERVLRYIAKLTINPAIAHGLAHEVGSIEVGKLADIVLWRPDHFGAKPQLVLKAGFPAYGVVGDPNASTDRCEPLVLGPQFGAHGATAADLSVAFVAQAAADGSYLDRAADQLPTRRRRVGVRGTRGIGPRDMVRNARIGHVQVEADTGLVSLDGEPLRSEPADSVSLSRLYFL; encoded by the coding sequence ATGAGCGCGATCACCCCGCACGACTACATCTCGGTGCACGGCCCCCGCGCGGGCGACCGGATCCGGCTGGGCGACTCCGGCCTGATCGTCCGGGTCGAGTCCGACTCGCAGGCGCCCGGCGACGAGTTCCTGGCCGGCTTCGGCAAGACCGCCCGGGACGGCCTGCACCTCAAGGCCGCCGCCGTCCGCGACACCTGCGACGTGGTGATCTCCAACGTGCTGGTGATCGACGCGATCCAGGGCATCCGCAAGACCTCGATCGGCCTGATCGACGGCCGGATCGCCGCGATCGGCCGGGCCGGCAACCCGGACACCCTGGACGGGGTCGAGGTGGTGGTCGGCACCGGCACCACGATCGTCTCCGGCGAGGGGATGATCGCCACCGCGGGCGCCATCGACACCCACGTGCACCTGCTCTCGCCGCGGATCATGGAGGCCTCGCTGGCCTCCGGCGTGACCACCATCATCGGCCAGGAGTTCGGCCCGGTCTGGGGCGTCGGGGTCAACTCCCCCTGGGCGCTGCGGCACGCCTTCAACGCCTTCGACGCCTGGCCGGTCAACATCGGCTTCCTCGGCCGCGGCTCCTCCTCGGACGCCGCCCCGCTGGTCGAGGCCCTGGTGGAGGGCGGCGCCTCCGGCTTCAAGGTGCACGAGGACATGGGCGCGCACACCCGCGCGCTGGACACCGCGCTCCGGGTGGCCGAGGAGCACGACGTCCAAGTCGCTCTGCACACCGATGGGTTGAACGAGTGCCTGTCGGTCGAGGACACCCTCGCCGTGCTCGAGGGCCGCACCATCCACGCCTTCCACGTCGAGGGCTGCGGGGGCGGGCACGTGCCCAACGTGCTCAAGATGGCCGGCGTCGAGAACGTGATCGGCTCCTCCACCAACCCCACCCTGCCGTTCGGCCGGGACGCGCTCGGCGAGCACTTCGGCATGATCGTCTCGGCCCACGACCTCAAGGTCGACCTGCCGGGCGATGCCGCGATGGCCCGCGACCGGATCCGGGCCGGCACCATGGGCGCGGAGGACGTGCTGCACGACCTCGGCGTCATCGGCATCACCTCCTCCGACGCCCAGGGCATGGGCCGGGCCGGTGAGACGGTGCGCCGCACCTTCGCCATGGCCGGCAAGATGAAGGCCGAACTCGGCCCGCTGGACGGTGGGTTCGGCACCACCGAGAGCGGCGACGACAACGAGCGGGTGCTCCGCTACATCGCCAAGCTCACCATCAACCCGGCCATCGCCCACGGCCTGGCCCACGAGGTCGGCTCGATCGAGGTCGGCAAGCTGGCCGACATCGTACTCTGGCGTCCCGACCACTTCGGCGCCAAGCCGCAGCTCGTGCTCAAGGCCGGCTTCCCGGCCTACGGCGTGGTCGGCGACCCGAACGCCTCCACCGACCGCTGCGAACCCCTCGTGCTCGGCCCGCAGTTCGGCGCCCACGGCGCCACCGCCGCCGACCTCTCGGTGGCCTTCGTGGCCCAGGCCGCCGCCGACGGCTCCTACCTGGACCGCGCGGCCGACCAACTCCCCACCCGCAGGCGCCGGGTGGGCGTCCGCGGCACCCGGGGCATCGGCCCGCGCGACATGGTCCGCAACGCGCGGATCGGCCACGTCCAGGTCGAGGCCGACACCGGCCTGGTCTCCCTCGACGGCGAACCGCTGCGCTCCGAGCCCGCCGACAGCGTCTCGCTCAGCCGCCTCTACTTCCTGTAA
- a CDS encoding agmatine/peptidylarginine deiminase, producing the protein MTETPAALGYRMPAEWHPHERTWMAFPTDNPTFDSPEHLHSSRLAWARVADTIVRYEPVTLIVNTGETETARGYVSPEVEIVERPLDDAWMRDIGPSFLLGPDGELAATDWIFNGWGAQGWARWDKDQHIAEEIAGLTGVRRFASRLINEGGGIHVDGEGTVLVTDTVQLGEGRNSDWTREEVEAELNAFLGTTKVIWVPRGLTRDYDEFGTRGHIDIVASFVRPGVVVAHTQPDPAHPDHEVCQEIVALLRAATDAAGRTLEVIELPAPTVLLDEDGEPVDYSYINHYVANDAVILCAFDDPRDTEAQAILAKAYPTRTVELVDAREIFANGGGIHCITQQQPKAG; encoded by the coding sequence ATGACTGAGACCCCCGCCGCGCTCGGCTACCGGATGCCCGCCGAGTGGCACCCGCACGAGCGCACCTGGATGGCCTTCCCCACCGACAACCCCACCTTCGACTCCCCCGAGCACCTGCACAGCTCCCGGCTCGCCTGGGCCAGGGTGGCCGACACCATCGTCCGGTACGAGCCGGTCACCCTGATCGTCAACACCGGCGAGACCGAGACCGCCCGGGGCTACGTCTCCCCCGAGGTGGAGATCGTCGAGCGCCCGCTCGACGACGCCTGGATGCGGGACATCGGCCCCTCCTTCCTGCTCGGCCCGGACGGTGAACTCGCCGCCACCGACTGGATCTTCAACGGCTGGGGCGCCCAGGGCTGGGCCCGCTGGGACAAGGACCAGCACATCGCCGAGGAGATCGCCGGCCTGACCGGCGTGCGGCGCTTCGCCTCCCGCCTGATCAACGAGGGCGGCGGCATCCACGTGGACGGCGAGGGCACCGTGCTCGTCACCGACACCGTGCAGCTCGGCGAGGGCCGCAACTCCGACTGGACCCGCGAGGAGGTCGAGGCCGAGCTCAACGCCTTCCTCGGCACCACCAAGGTGATCTGGGTCCCGCGCGGACTCACCCGCGACTACGACGAGTTCGGCACCCGGGGCCACATCGACATCGTCGCCTCCTTCGTCCGCCCGGGCGTGGTCGTCGCCCACACCCAGCCCGACCCCGCCCACCCCGACCACGAGGTCTGCCAGGAGATCGTCGCCCTCCTGCGCGCCGCCACCGACGCGGCCGGCCGCACCCTCGAGGTCATCGAACTCCCCGCCCCCACCGTCCTCCTGGACGAGGACGGCGAGCCCGTCGACTACTCCTACATCAACCACTACGTCGCCAACGACGCCGTCATCCTCTGCGCCTTCGACGACCCCCGCGACACCGAGGCCCAGGCCATCCTCGCCAAGGCCTACCCCACCCGCACCGTCGAACTCGTCGACGCCCGCGAGATCTTCGCCAACGGCGGCGGCATCCACTGCATCACCCAGCAGCAGCCCAAGGCCGGCTGA
- a CDS encoding ABC transporter substrate-binding protein, with the protein MTSRAWALRLAATVAAAGLALTACSSSGSSDGSSGDAAAPAASVLDQAKGVTTVTFWHSMTGQNATVLNSLVSSFNAAHQGRIEVKALFQGTYDDVVTKYKASVQQKATPSLVQVYDVGTRFMIDSRQTVPVQAFVDRDKYSLDDLEPNIRNYYTVGGKLASMPFNSSVPLLYLNADAFKAAGLDPAQPPRTLAEIADLAKKLTVKDASGQTTRYGFGAAIYGWFVEELLAESGSLYCDQGNGRDGKAAKVGYDSAQGAQVLQTWADLVKGGYAVNTGRTTADAQAAFKAGRVAIHLESTGVLRGYNESAKFTVATAPFPKLAAGDQGGPVIGGASLWIDGPGHSDAEKRASWEFAKYLDEPAQQAVWHTGTGYFPVNRKALDDPKDQAWVAKYPQFKTAIDVLHSTKPTPATAGCLLGVMPQARKGVETALEQVISGSKAADQALADAAKELQPAIDGYNSSVG; encoded by the coding sequence GTGACCAGCAGAGCGTGGGCCCTGCGGCTGGCGGCCACCGTGGCGGCGGCCGGTCTGGCCCTCACGGCGTGCAGTTCGAGCGGCTCCTCGGACGGCTCCTCGGGTGACGCCGCGGCGCCGGCCGCGAGCGTGCTGGACCAGGCCAAGGGGGTGACCACGGTGACCTTCTGGCACTCGATGACCGGCCAGAACGCGACGGTGCTCAACTCGCTGGTCTCCTCCTTCAACGCGGCGCACCAGGGCAGGATCGAGGTCAAGGCGCTCTTCCAGGGCACCTACGACGACGTGGTGACCAAGTACAAGGCCTCGGTGCAGCAGAAGGCGACGCCCTCGCTGGTGCAGGTCTACGACGTGGGCACCCGCTTCATGATCGACTCCAGGCAGACGGTGCCGGTGCAGGCCTTCGTCGACCGGGACAAGTACTCCCTGGACGACCTGGAGCCGAACATCCGCAACTACTACACCGTCGGCGGCAAGCTGGCCTCGATGCCGTTCAACTCCTCGGTGCCGCTGCTGTACTTGAACGCGGACGCGTTCAAGGCCGCCGGTCTCGACCCGGCGCAGCCGCCCAGGACGCTGGCGGAGATCGCCGACCTGGCGAAGAAGCTGACGGTCAAGGACGCGAGCGGGCAGACCACCCGGTACGGGTTCGGCGCGGCGATCTACGGCTGGTTCGTGGAGGAGCTGCTCGCCGAATCCGGCTCGCTCTACTGCGACCAGGGCAACGGGCGGGACGGCAAGGCCGCCAAGGTGGGTTACGACTCGGCGCAGGGGGCGCAGGTCCTGCAGACCTGGGCCGATCTGGTCAAGGGCGGGTACGCCGTCAACACCGGGCGGACCACGGCCGACGCGCAGGCGGCCTTCAAGGCCGGGCGGGTGGCGATCCACCTGGAGTCCACCGGGGTGCTGCGCGGCTACAACGAGTCGGCCAAGTTCACCGTGGCCACCGCGCCGTTCCCCAAGCTCGCTGCCGGTGACCAGGGTGGGCCGGTGATCGGCGGTGCCTCGCTCTGGATCGACGGGCCCGGGCACTCGGACGCCGAGAAGCGGGCCTCCTGGGAGTTCGCCAAGTACCTGGACGAGCCCGCGCAGCAGGCCGTCTGGCACACCGGCACCGGGTACTTCCCGGTCAACCGCAAGGCGCTGGACGACCCCAAGGACCAGGCCTGGGTGGCGAAGTACCCGCAGTTCAAGACCGCGATCGACGTGCTGCACTCGACCAAGCCCACCCCGGCCACGGCGGGCTGCCTGCTCGGCGTGATGCCGCAGGCGCGCAAGGGCGTGGAGACGGCGCTTGAGCAGGTGATCAGCGGCTCCAAGGCGGCCGACCAGGCGCTGGCCGACGCGGCGAAGGAGCTCCAGCCCGCCATCGACGGCTACAACTCCTCGGTGGGCTGA
- a CDS encoding carbohydrate ABC transporter permease, translating to MSRALSRILTYAVLVVAVLAVLFPVYYVIAGSFMTPGELIGYPPSLLPHQLTGHNFAAAFHAVPLGRQYLNSAVTAGIITVAQLLTSILAAYAFVFLPLRRRGLVFGVFLATLMVPWEAVIIPNYLTLSGWGLADTYAGLVLPFLASGFGTFMLRQSFRQFPAELRDAARIDGAGHWRFLWRVLVPLNKPSLAAIAVYVFLSAWNQYFWPLIITRTAQMQTIQIGLTSLRDAEVADPGLTLAGVVLSLLPTLLLVVFGQRFIVRGLTAGAVR from the coding sequence ATGAGCCGCGCGCTGAGCCGAATACTCACCTACGCGGTGCTGGTGGTCGCGGTGCTGGCCGTGCTCTTCCCGGTGTACTACGTGATCGCGGGCTCGTTCATGACGCCCGGCGAACTCATCGGCTACCCGCCCTCGTTGCTGCCGCATCAGCTGACCGGCCACAACTTCGCGGCCGCCTTCCACGCCGTGCCGCTCGGCCGGCAGTACCTCAACTCGGCCGTCACGGCCGGGATCATCACGGTGGCGCAGCTGCTCACCTCGATCCTGGCCGCGTACGCCTTCGTCTTCCTGCCGCTGCGCCGGCGGGGCCTGGTCTTCGGCGTCTTCCTGGCCACCCTGATGGTGCCGTGGGAGGCCGTGATCATCCCCAACTACCTGACGCTGTCAGGCTGGGGGCTGGCCGACACCTACGCGGGGCTGGTGCTGCCCTTCCTCGCCTCGGGCTTCGGCACCTTCATGCTGCGGCAGTCCTTCCGGCAGTTCCCGGCCGAACTCCGGGACGCCGCCAGGATCGACGGCGCCGGGCACTGGCGCTTCCTCTGGCGGGTGCTGGTGCCGCTCAACAAGCCCTCGCTGGCGGCGATCGCGGTCTACGTCTTCCTGTCGGCCTGGAACCAGTACTTCTGGCCCCTGATCATCACCCGCACGGCGCAGATGCAGACCATCCAGATCGGCCTGACCAGCCTGCGGGACGCCGAAGTGGCCGACCCGGGGCTGACCTTGGCCGGGGTGGTGCTCTCGCTGCTGCCCACCCTGCTGCTGGTCGTGTTCGGCCAGCGCTTCATCGTGCGCGGTCTGACGGCCGGTGCCGTGCGCTAG
- a CDS encoding carbohydrate ABC transporter permease has protein sequence MPTAPPTRPRRWGERSLAWAFLLPSLAVFALFLGWPLVRTFYLSTHANDLFGAPSRYVGFKHYTDLLGSAEFHRTLLTTALFVLLTVVPGVLGALAVVLLLESRIRGVRAFRSAFALPFAFSVASASVVFSVFYNPAGGVLNGLLGQLGAGPVGWLTDSRYALLSVALTSVWMSLGYNILVLSAGLGSISPEITEAARLDGAGGWRLARSVTVPLLGPHLFFLVVVSTITALQSFGQIHILTRGGPDGATRTLVYSVYERAFAYGSSDFGTASAQAVVLLVVVLACAAAQFGVLDRKVHYA, from the coding sequence ATGCCGACCGCACCACCCACCCGCCCCCGCCGCTGGGGCGAACGGAGCCTCGCCTGGGCCTTCCTGCTGCCCTCGCTGGCCGTCTTCGCCCTCTTCCTCGGCTGGCCGCTGGTCCGCACGTTCTACCTCTCCACGCACGCCAACGACCTGTTCGGCGCACCCTCGCGCTACGTCGGGTTCAAGCACTACACCGATCTGCTGGGCTCCGCCGAGTTCCACCGCACCCTGCTGACCACGGCGCTGTTCGTGCTGCTCACGGTGGTGCCGGGGGTGCTCGGCGCGCTCGCGGTGGTGCTGCTGCTGGAGAGCCGGATCCGCGGGGTGCGGGCCTTCCGATCGGCCTTCGCGCTGCCGTTCGCCTTCTCGGTGGCCAGCGCCTCGGTGGTCTTCTCGGTCTTCTACAACCCGGCCGGGGGCGTGCTCAACGGGCTGCTCGGGCAGCTCGGGGCGGGGCCGGTGGGGTGGCTGACCGACTCGCGGTACGCGCTGCTCTCGGTCGCGCTGACCTCGGTCTGGATGAGCCTGGGCTACAACATCCTGGTGCTCTCGGCCGGGCTCGGCTCGATCTCCCCGGAGATCACCGAGGCCGCCCGGCTGGACGGCGCGGGCGGCTGGCGGCTGGCCCGTTCGGTCACCGTGCCGCTGCTCGGGCCGCACCTGTTCTTCCTGGTGGTGGTCTCCACCATCACCGCCCTGCAGAGCTTCGGCCAGATCCACATCCTGACCCGCGGCGGCCCGGACGGCGCCACCCGCACCCTGGTCTACTCCGTCTACGAGCGGGCCTTCGCCTACGGCTCCAGCGACTTCGGCACCGCGAGTGCCCAGGCCGTGGTGCTCCTGGTGGTCGTCCTCGCCTGCGCCGCCGCGCAGTTCGGCGTGCTCGACCGGAAGGTGCACTACGCATGA
- a CDS encoding TetR/AcrR family transcriptional regulator, with protein MAEPRTRRAARPREEVYATARAAIAEHGLAKLTMAALGKQLQMSAGHLLYYFGSKDQLLLETLRWSEEQLGERRRAALSRAAGDGWRQLAAYADLYLPEGPGDPRWILWLEVWGRSPASAEIRQGQLDIEAPWHADLVAVLEAGYASGEFTPAAPGASPDDRAVQLRALLDGFAVPVAIGLPAATREQAATQVAAVSRGLLGRG; from the coding sequence ATGGCCGAGCCACGGACGCGGCGGGCCGCCCGCCCGCGCGAGGAGGTGTACGCCACCGCACGCGCGGCGATCGCCGAGCACGGGCTGGCCAAACTCACCATGGCCGCCCTCGGCAAGCAGCTCCAGATGAGCGCCGGTCACCTGCTCTACTACTTCGGCAGCAAGGACCAGCTGCTGCTCGAAACGCTCCGCTGGAGCGAGGAGCAGCTCGGCGAGCGCCGCCGCGCCGCCCTGAGCCGGGCCGCCGGCGACGGCTGGCGCCAGCTCGCCGCCTACGCCGACCTCTACCTCCCCGAGGGCCCCGGCGACCCGCGCTGGATCCTCTGGCTGGAGGTCTGGGGCCGCTCCCCCGCCAGCGCCGAGATCCGCCAGGGCCAGCTGGACATCGAGGCCCCCTGGCACGCCGACCTGGTCGCCGTGCTCGAAGCCGGCTACGCCTCCGGCGAGTTCACCCCGGCTGCGCCGGGCGCGAGCCCGGACGACCGCGCCGTCCAACTCCGCGCCCTGCTCGACGGCTTCGCCGTCCCGGTCGCCATCGGCCTGCCGGCCGCCACCCGCGAACAGGCCGCCACCCAGGTGGCCGCCGTCAGCCGCGGCCTGCTCGGCCGCGGCTGA
- a CDS encoding DUF3105 domain-containing protein, translating to MGSASKQSNKAAKPGSRQAEQNDRRARIAALRAEEQRRERRNKFLAFGIAGVLIAGMAGTGIYLALDAKDKHDAKVSAAKAPIEGVKTWDKLSRNHVQTPVTYPQTPPVGGDHNPVWLNCMGTVYDKPQQNENAVHSLEHGAVWVTYNAKATPDDIKTLSARVQKTPYSLMSPYPTEPGTITLTAWGTQLIVDKADDPRVAQFFTKYVQGPQTQEPGASCSTGAMG from the coding sequence ATGGGTTCCGCCTCCAAGCAGTCGAACAAGGCCGCCAAGCCGGGCAGCCGCCAGGCCGAGCAGAACGACCGCCGTGCCAGAATCGCCGCCCTCCGCGCCGAGGAGCAGCGCCGCGAGCGCCGCAACAAGTTCCTCGCCTTCGGCATCGCCGGTGTGCTGATCGCCGGCATGGCCGGCACCGGCATCTACCTGGCGCTGGACGCCAAGGACAAGCACGACGCCAAGGTGAGCGCGGCCAAGGCCCCGATCGAGGGCGTCAAGACCTGGGACAAGCTCTCCCGCAACCACGTGCAGACCCCGGTCACCTACCCGCAGACCCCGCCGGTCGGCGGCGACCACAACCCGGTGTGGCTGAACTGCATGGGCACCGTCTACGACAAGCCGCAGCAGAACGAGAACGCCGTCCACTCGCTGGAGCACGGCGCCGTCTGGGTGACCTACAACGCCAAGGCCACCCCGGACGACATCAAGACCCTCTCCGCCCGGGTGCAGAAGACCCCGTACTCGCTGATGAGCCCGTACCCGACCGAGCCGGGCACCATCACGCTGACCGCCTGGGGCACCCAGCTGATCGTGGACAAGGCCGACGACCCGCGCGTCGCCCAGTTCTTCACCAAGTACGTGCAGGGCCCGCAGACCCAGGAGCCGGGGGCCTCCTGCAGCACGGGGGCCATGGGATGA
- a CDS encoding DUF305 domain-containing protein, whose translation MTSDHDEPTAEAAPVRSRRRVWWPAALAAAVALGLGVPALVASGSSASGSSVSVPANDSPEAGFARDMATHHQQAIDMSFIVRDRTTNEEVRNLAFDIINTQANQRGMMMGWLDQWGLPQSNGVTPMAWMKMEPYQAHDGSLMPGMATNADLAKLRTLSGKDAEIFYLQLMIRHHTGGVEMAQGYVDLSSNPVEKRLAESMVNGQRSEIDLITQMLAERGAKPLPN comes from the coding sequence ATGACCTCCGACCACGACGAGCCGACGGCCGAGGCCGCGCCGGTGCGCTCCCGCCGCCGGGTCTGGTGGCCCGCCGCGCTGGCGGCGGCCGTGGCGCTCGGCCTGGGCGTGCCCGCCCTGGTGGCGAGCGGCTCCTCGGCCTCCGGCAGCTCGGTCTCGGTGCCGGCCAACGACTCGCCCGAGGCCGGGTTCGCCCGGGACATGGCCACCCATCACCAGCAGGCCATCGACATGTCCTTCATCGTCCGGGACCGCACCACCAACGAGGAGGTGCGCAACCTCGCCTTCGACATCATCAACACCCAGGCCAACCAGCGGGGCATGATGATGGGCTGGCTCGACCAGTGGGGGCTGCCGCAGAGCAACGGCGTCACCCCGATGGCGTGGATGAAGATGGAGCCCTACCAGGCCCACGACGGCTCGCTGATGCCCGGCATGGCGACCAACGCCGACCTGGCCAAGCTGCGCACCCTCAGCGGCAAGGACGCCGAGATCTTCTACCTCCAGCTGATGATCCGTCACCACACCGGTGGCGTGGAGATGGCCCAGGGGTACGTCGACCTCAGCTCCAACCCGGTCGAGAAGCGCCTCGCCGAGTCCATGGTCAACGGCCAGCGCTCCGAGATCGACCTGATCACCCAGATGCTCGCGGAGCGCGGAGCCAAGCCGCTGCCCAACTAG